One window of Deltaproteobacteria bacterium genomic DNA carries:
- a CDS encoding APC family permease — MQQELKKVLRIGTLISASVGIALASSDFPALVKSASQVGGWSIIFVVIIAGLVTGFVSLAFAELSGMYPTAAGVRVYTKKAFGDQLSLTITIFYVFFSIIIASAETYVFSAVLHYMDPNLSAKLWVLIFLVIAILMNIRGIEIAGSVENVLVVIKLAGIIGLSLYAIFLSPMFNISTVPFAPKGFDGFFTAVATAIFIYTGFEWTTPLAEEVASGQATLPYSLPISVAVITITFALFSYAMIGINRLSEITHTPIPHLIFGKTIAGEFGLYVMIFVSFLATLSTFNAGVMGNSRLIYALAREGSLPKFMSKLHSKYFTPWIALLIIFSIIAVFSVTIAFHPKAFLVPILVAASIETLMYGLISFSVISLRYREKDTPRVFKIRGGIILPLFTGVIFILLTLGILTTASGYVAILFFAGLLLSFLYSRFVVPSLQKR; from the coding sequence ATGCAGCAAGAGCTTAAAAAAGTATTAAGAATAGGTACGCTTATATCGGCAAGTGTTGGTATTGCATTAGCTTCAAGTGATTTCCCTGCACTTGTAAAGTCTGCATCCCAGGTTGGCGGCTGGTCAATTATCTTTGTTGTTATTATTGCAGGTCTTGTTACGGGCTTTGTTTCCCTGGCTTTTGCAGAGTTATCGGGCATGTATCCAACAGCAGCAGGGGTGCGTGTGTATACCAAAAAGGCTTTCGGGGATCAACTGTCTCTTACAATAACAATATTTTATGTATTTTTTTCTATAATCATAGCTTCTGCAGAAACGTACGTATTTTCTGCCGTCCTTCATTACATGGATCCAAATCTATCGGCTAAATTATGGGTGCTTATATTCCTTGTCATAGCCATACTGATGAATATAAGAGGTATAGAGATAGCGGGAAGTGTAGAGAATGTGCTGGTTGTTATCAAATTGGCCGGTATTATAGGTTTGTCGTTGTATGCCATATTTCTATCGCCCATGTTCAACATAAGCACTGTTCCGTTTGCACCCAAGGGGTTTGATGGTTTCTTTACTGCCGTTGCAACAGCTATATTCATATATACCGGTTTCGAATGGACAACACCTTTGGCAGAAGAGGTCGCTTCCGGACAGGCAACACTTCCATATTCATTACCGATATCCGTTGCTGTAATTACTATAACATTTGCATTATTTTCTTATGCTATGATAGGGATAAATAGATTAAGTGAAATTACACACACGCCCATACCGCATCTTATCTTTGGTAAAACCATTGCAGGAGAATTTGGGCTATATGTAATGATATTTGTGAGTTTTCTTGCTACGCTTTCTACTTTCAATGCAGGTGTTATGGGGAATTCACGCCTTATTTATGCACTCGCAAGGGAAGGCAGTTTACCTAAATTTATGAGTAAACTGCATTCAAAATACTTCACTCCATGGATTGCATTACTTATCATTTTTTCTATTATAGCAGTTTTTTCCGTTACTATCGCATTTCATCCAAAGGCATTTCTGGTTCCTATCCTTGTTGCTGCATCAATAGAAACACTTATGTACGGCTTGATCTCATTCTCTGTTATAAGTCTAAGGTATCGAGAAAAGGATACACCACGGGTGTTTAAAATTCGTGGCGGGATCATCTTACCGCTTTTTACAGGCGTAATATTCATATTACTTACACTCGGAATACTTACTACAGCCTCAGGATACGTAGCGATACTGTTTTTTGCGGGGCTGTTATTATCATTCCTATATTCAAGGTTTGTCGTTCCATCTCTGCAAAAAAGATAA
- a CDS encoding saccharopine dehydrogenase NADP-binding domain-containing protein: MKFIVLGGAGDMGSEVVSDLAQFSTDSTVVIADYRKDIADKKAHALGFSNVKVQQCDVNNRDQLLEVLNNADIIVNCVGPFYKYEKIILPAAITAGVGYVDICDDHDATERALSYSDMAHANKVTALIGMGWTPGITNVLARYGAGKLDKVESINIYWVGSIADSEGLAVIKHVFHVIQGTAPSYEDFQWIDVNALSGNEDVRFPDPIGVQNAYYVGHPEPLTIPRYIKDIKNVILKGVLLPKDINKLGKFFADTEAIATEKKLHAVAEFLTGDLVVLSNIFGSKDKPLPVSGLRVDVHGTKNGKRKTYSWGAIDSMSRLTGIPASIGAQIMAKGMIKQTGVIPPEACIPPEQFIEELKKRDIEIEEM; this comes from the coding sequence ATGAAGTTTATTGTTCTCGGTGGTGCGGGTGATATGGGCAGTGAGGTTGTTTCTGATCTTGCACAGTTTTCCACAGACAGCACAGTTGTAATAGCAGATTACCGTAAAGATATTGCAGATAAAAAGGCACATGCCCTGGGGTTCTCAAATGTAAAAGTTCAGCAATGCGATGTGAACAACAGGGATCAGCTTTTGGAAGTACTGAATAATGCCGATATTATTGTTAACTGTGTGGGCCCTTTTTATAAGTATGAAAAGATCATTCTTCCTGCTGCAATCACGGCAGGGGTAGGTTATGTTGATATTTGTGATGACCATGATGCAACGGAGCGTGCGCTTTCCTATAGTGATATGGCACATGCAAACAAGGTTACAGCGCTCATCGGCATGGGCTGGACACCCGGCATAACAAATGTGCTTGCAAGGTACGGTGCCGGTAAACTTGATAAAGTAGAATCCATCAATATATACTGGGTTGGTTCTATTGCCGATTCGGAAGGGCTCGCGGTGATCAAACATGTATTTCATGTGATACAGGGGACCGCCCCGAGTTATGAGGACTTTCAATGGATAGATGTCAATGCACTTTCAGGGAATGAGGACGTTCGTTTCCCCGATCCTATCGGTGTTCAGAACGCCTATTATGTGGGACATCCTGAACCTCTGACAATTCCGAGATACATCAAGGATATAAAAAACGTTATATTAAAAGGTGTCCTGTTACCAAAGGACATCAATAAGCTTGGAAAGTTTTTCGCTGATACCGAAGCAATTGCCACCGAAAAAAAACTTCATGCTGTCGCTGAATTTTTAACCGGGGATCTGGTTGTACTTTCAAACATCTTTGGGTCAAAAGACAAACCGCTCCCGGTATCGGGGTTGAGAGTGGATGTTCATGGAACTAAAAATGGTAAACGGAAAACTTACTCGTGGGGTGCTATTGACAGTATGAGCAGATTAACGGGCATACCAGCGTCAATAGGTGCCCAGATAATGGCAAAAGGCATGATAAAACAGACAGGAGTAATACCTCCCGAGGCATGCATCCCGCCGGAGCAATTTATAGAAGAACTGAAAAAAAGAGATATAGAGATTGAAGAGATGTAA
- a CDS encoding YdcF family protein, with translation MFIVSKLFTSWFLLPGLFVTLLFLTAISLFKKKNKGIALIMLFFAGLIYCASIEPLSDKFIIPLENRYNQLNLKDISEHDVYVVLGGGVYDNSPDLNKTGSPSGDTLARIVYAYRLYRFQALPIIVSSGKGFACKKSEAPIMERYLMQMGVPEKDIIMDSTSRNTYENAKAVKQICEKLSCKKIILITSAYHMQRAMYAFKHVGLKNVIPAPTDYKTNRSCYNYMSYMPDMGAFVNTDRALHEYIGLFYYSLLIRIQQ, from the coding sequence ATGTTTATAGTATCAAAACTTTTTACATCATGGTTCTTATTACCAGGGTTGTTTGTAACATTACTGTTTTTAACGGCGATTTCTTTGTTTAAAAAAAAGAACAAGGGTATTGCATTAATAATGTTGTTCTTTGCGGGTTTAATCTATTGTGCAAGTATTGAACCATTATCAGATAAATTTATAATTCCTCTTGAAAATAGATATAACCAGTTGAATCTTAAAGATATATCAGAACATGATGTGTATGTCGTATTAGGCGGAGGTGTCTATGATAATTCACCTGATCTTAACAAAACAGGTTCTCCATCGGGAGACACACTTGCCAGGATTGTTTATGCATACAGACTTTACAGATTCCAGGCTTTACCGATAATTGTAAGCAGTGGAAAAGGATTTGCCTGTAAAAAATCGGAAGCACCAATCATGGAAAGATACTTAATGCAAATGGGCGTACCCGAGAAAGACATAATTATGGATTCAACAAGCAGAAACACCTATGAAAATGCAAAAGCAGTAAAACAGATTTGCGAAAAATTATCTTGTAAAAAGATCATCTTGATAACATCTGCATATCACATGCAAAGAGCGATGTACGCATTTAAGCATGTCGGTTTAAAAAATGTAATTCCTGCACCAACGGATTATAAGACCAATAGAAGTTGTTATAACTATATGAGTTACATGCCTGATATGGGAGCTTTTGTAAATACGGACAGGGCATTACATGAATACATTGGCTTGTTTTATTACAGTCTGCTTATAAGGATACAGCAATAG
- a CDS encoding SCP2 sterol-binding domain-containing protein — protein MVTIETLVNTLNTFVKKVNENATLKKILKGWTKLIVVKTKDPDAVATLKVEKGTVVEVKLEDTPNADIVLSALADVINDIFIGKANPSRLYLDGTLKVFSSQKDQMVLDSIVDIVWK, from the coding sequence ATGGTAACTATAGAAACCCTGGTAAACACGCTTAATACATTCGTAAAAAAAGTAAATGAAAATGCAACATTAAAAAAAATCCTGAAGGGCTGGACGAAACTAATTGTTGTAAAAACAAAAGATCCTGACGCGGTAGCAACATTAAAGGTAGAGAAGGGGACGGTCGTTGAAGTTAAGCTGGAAGATACCCCGAATGCAGATATCGTTTTGTCAGCACTTGCGGATGTTATCAATGATATCTTTATAGGCAAGGCAAATCCCTCACGATTATACCTTGATGGAACATTGAAGGTTTTTTCGTCACAGAAGGATCAAATGGTGCTTGATTCTATTGTAGATATTGTCTGGAAATAA
- a CDS encoding NAD+ synthase codes for MASVRIALAQINCHVGAIDKNVDKIKLYIDEAKKRHADIIAFPELSITGYPPEDLLLKPGFVKDNIKALSEVVRYSTGINTVVGFVELAGDLYNSAAFIHDGKLVCTHKKVFLPNYGVFDEYRYFQRGTSYPVISFDNTKIGMNVCEDIWYPDGPVLYQALGGDAELIININASPYHSGKQIERERMLATRAQDNAVSIAYVNMIGGQDELVFDGGSVILSESGEVIARAHQFEEALLVADVDLSSVLRTRLHDPRRRENKLGFGTDSLLDEYDVNAGITDKPDRIKNVINPLCEPYEELYKAIVTGTRDYVIKNGFKKVVIGLSGGIDSSLVACLSTDAIGKENVIGVFMPSMFSSKESEEDAALLAKNLGIGFRIIPITDMFKAYIKAFEPLFKGLESDITEENIQARIRGNLLMALSNKFAWLVLTTGNKSEMSVGFATLYGDMAGGYAVLKDVFKDGVYGLARYKNKAAGKNIIPDRVLVKPPTAELRLNQKDEDSLPPYPVLDPILKMLIEEDMSVEDTVSAGYPKETVIKVQHLIDGSEYKRRQSPPGVKVTKKALGKDRRMPITNSYKELF; via the coding sequence ATGGCATCGGTAAGAATAGCACTTGCTCAGATAAACTGTCATGTTGGTGCGATTGATAAAAATGTAGACAAGATTAAGCTGTATATAGATGAGGCAAAAAAACGGCATGCAGATATTATCGCATTTCCGGAGCTTTCTATAACAGGCTATCCGCCGGAAGATCTATTATTAAAACCAGGGTTTGTAAAAGATAATATAAAAGCGCTTTCAGAGGTCGTAAGATACTCAACAGGGATTAATACGGTTGTTGGTTTTGTAGAGCTTGCCGGTGACCTTTATAATTCAGCAGCTTTTATACATGACGGGAAGCTCGTTTGCACACATAAAAAGGTATTCCTTCCTAACTATGGTGTATTCGATGAATACAGATATTTCCAAAGAGGCACATCCTATCCTGTCATATCATTTGATAATACAAAAATCGGCATGAATGTGTGCGAAGATATTTGGTATCCGGACGGCCCTGTTCTTTACCAGGCACTCGGCGGAGATGCCGAACTCATAATAAATATAAATGCATCTCCGTACCATTCCGGTAAGCAGATTGAAAGAGAGCGCATGCTTGCAACAAGGGCACAGGATAACGCCGTTAGTATTGCCTATGTAAACATGATCGGGGGCCAGGATGAATTGGTTTTTGATGGAGGGAGTGTGATACTATCCGAATCTGGAGAGGTAATCGCAAGGGCTCATCAATTCGAAGAAGCATTGCTTGTTGCTGATGTCGATTTGAGCAGTGTTTTAAGAACAAGGCTGCATGATCCAAGGAGGAGAGAGAATAAACTTGGTTTCGGCACCGACTCTTTACTCGATGAGTATGATGTCAATGCCGGAATTACAGATAAACCAGACAGGATAAAAAATGTGATAAACCCATTGTGTGAACCTTATGAAGAACTTTACAAAGCCATAGTAACAGGAACAAGGGATTATGTGATTAAGAATGGATTTAAAAAAGTAGTTATTGGTTTAAGCGGAGGTATAGATTCGTCTCTTGTCGCATGCCTGTCTACTGATGCGATTGGGAAAGAAAATGTTATTGGTGTGTTCATGCCGTCCATGTTTAGTTCAAAAGAAAGCGAAGAGGATGCGGCATTACTTGCAAAAAATCTTGGAATAGGCTTCAGGATTATCCCTATAACTGATATGTTTAAAGCATACATAAAGGCATTTGAACCCCTGTTCAAGGGCTTAGAATCCGATATTACCGAAGAAAATATTCAAGCGCGTATAAGGGGCAATCTGCTGATGGCACTCTCAAATAAATTTGCATGGCTTGTCTTAACAACAGGTAATAAATCGGAGATGAGTGTAGGTTTCGCAACCCTTTATGGAGACATGGCAGGAGGTTATGCCGTATTAAAGGATGTCTTTAAAGACGGCGTTTACGGGCTTGCAAGATATAAAAATAAGGCAGCAGGCAAAAATATAATCCCTGACAGGGTCCTTGTTAAGCCGCCGACAGCAGAACTAAGGCTTAACCAGAAAGATGAGGATTCATTACCGCCTTATCCTGTTCTTGATCCAATTTTAAAGATGCTTATAGAAGAGGATATGAGTGTTGAGGATACCGTGTCGGCAGGCTATCCGAAGGAAACTGTGATAAAGGTTCAACATCTTATAGATGGCAGTGAATATAAAAGAAGACAGTCTCCACCGGGTGTAAAGGTTACAAAAAAAGCGCTTGGTAAAGATAGAAGAATGCCTATAACAAACAGTTATAAAGAATTATTTTAA